A DNA window from Buttiauxella agrestis contains the following coding sequences:
- the nirD gene encoding nitrite reductase small subunit NirD encodes MSQWTTVCQLNDILPATGVCALVGNKQIAIFRPCNDDQVFAISNIDPFFEASVLSRGLIAEHQNELWVASPLKKQRFRLRDGLCMEDESRSIAHYPARVQDGQVQIKA; translated from the coding sequence ATGAGCCAGTGGACTACCGTTTGCCAGTTAAACGACATCCTGCCCGCTACCGGAGTTTGTGCGCTAGTGGGCAATAAGCAAATTGCGATTTTCCGTCCGTGCAACGACGACCAGGTGTTTGCCATCAGCAACATTGACCCGTTCTTTGAAGCGAGCGTGCTGTCGCGTGGCCTGATTGCCGAGCACCAGAATGAACTTTGGGTTGCCAGCCCGTTGAAAAAGCAGCGTTTCAGACTGCGAGACGGACTGTGCATGGAAGACGAGAGCCGCTCAATCGCGCACTACCCAGCGCGCGTACAAGACGGCCAGGTTCAGATTAAAGCTTAA
- the nirB gene encoding nitrite reductase large subunit NirB: protein MSKVKIAIIGNGMVGHRFIEDLLDKAQPGQFDITVFCEEPRKAYDRVHLSSYFSHHTAEELSLVRDGFYEKHGVKVLVGERAITINRQEKVIHSNTGRTVYYDKLVMATGSYPWIPPIKGSETQDCFVYRTIEDLNAIEACARRSKRGAVVGGGLLGLEAAGALKNLGVETHVIEFAPMLMAEQLDRMGGEQLRNKIESMGVRVHTSKNTLEIVQEGTQARKTMRFADGTDLEVDFIVFSTGIRPRDKLATQCGLATGQRGGIAVNDSCQTSDPDIYAIGECASWNNRTFGLVAPGYKMAQVTADHLLGTENAFEGADMSAKLKLLGVDVGGIGDAHGRTPECRSYVYLDESKEVYKRLIVSADNKTLLGAVLVGDTSDYGNLLQLVLNNIELPENPDALILPAHASSSKPAIGVDKLPDSAQICSCFDVTKGHLVKAINNGCHTVAALKAETKAGTGCGGCIPLITQVLNAELSKQGIEVNHNLCEHFAFSRQELYHLIRVEGIKSFDELLQKYGKGYGCEVCKPTVGSLLASCWNDYVLAPQHTPLQDTNDNFLGNIQKDGTYSVIPRSAGGEITPEGLMEVGRIAREYNLYTKITGSQRIGLFGAQKDDLPEIWRQLIEAGFETGHAYAKALRMAKTCVGSTWCRYGVGDSVGFGVELENRYKGIRTPHKMKFGVSGCTRECAEAQGKDVGIIATEKGWNLYVCGNGGMKPRHADLLAADLDRETLLKYLDRFMMFYIRTADKLTRTAPWLDSLEGGIEYLKKVIIEDKLGLNDQLEAELERLREKVICEWTETVNTPEAQVRFKHFINSPVRDPNVQIVPEREQHRPATPYERIPVTLVEEVEENV from the coding sequence ATGAGCAAAGTCAAAATCGCAATCATCGGTAATGGCATGGTCGGCCATCGCTTTATCGAAGACTTACTTGATAAAGCCCAGCCAGGCCAATTCGATATCACCGTTTTTTGTGAAGAGCCACGCAAAGCCTACGACCGCGTGCATTTATCTTCCTATTTCTCCCATCATACCGCTGAAGAATTATCCCTTGTTCGTGACGGTTTCTATGAGAAACACGGTGTAAAAGTGCTGGTTGGCGAACGCGCCATCACCATTAACCGCCAGGAAAAAGTCATTCACTCGAATACTGGCCGTACCGTGTATTACGACAAACTGGTCATGGCGACCGGTTCATACCCGTGGATCCCGCCGATTAAAGGCTCCGAAACACAAGACTGTTTCGTCTACCGCACCATTGAAGATTTGAATGCCATCGAAGCTTGTGCCCGCCGCAGTAAACGCGGTGCCGTGGTCGGTGGTGGTTTGTTAGGTCTTGAAGCTGCAGGTGCATTGAAAAACCTCGGCGTCGAAACTCACGTTATTGAATTCGCGCCAATGCTGATGGCCGAACAGCTTGACCGCATGGGCGGCGAGCAGCTGCGCAATAAAATCGAAAGCATGGGCGTGCGCGTACATACCAGCAAAAATACGCTGGAAATCGTGCAGGAAGGTACGCAAGCGCGTAAGACCATGCGTTTCGCTGACGGCACAGACCTGGAAGTAGATTTCATCGTTTTCTCCACCGGTATCCGTCCGCGCGATAAGCTGGCGACACAATGCGGCCTGGCAACAGGGCAACGCGGCGGTATCGCGGTGAATGATAGCTGCCAGACTTCTGATCCGGACATCTACGCTATCGGCGAATGCGCGAGCTGGAACAATCGCACATTCGGCCTGGTCGCCCCTGGCTACAAAATGGCCCAGGTCACGGCTGACCACCTGCTCGGTACAGAAAACGCCTTCGAAGGTGCTGATATGAGCGCCAAGCTGAAACTGCTCGGCGTGGATGTGGGCGGGATTGGTGACGCGCATGGCCGCACACCAGAATGCCGCAGCTATGTTTATCTCGACGAAAGCAAAGAAGTTTATAAGCGACTGATTGTTAGCGCAGACAACAAAACCCTGCTCGGCGCAGTTCTGGTGGGCGATACCAGCGATTACGGCAACCTTCTGCAACTGGTTCTGAATAATATCGAACTGCCAGAAAACCCGGACGCGCTGATTCTGCCTGCGCACGCCAGCTCCAGTAAGCCAGCGATTGGTGTTGATAAGCTGCCGGACAGCGCGCAAATCTGCTCCTGCTTTGATGTCACTAAAGGCCATCTGGTTAAAGCCATCAACAACGGCTGCCATACTGTCGCTGCATTGAAAGCAGAAACCAAAGCCGGCACCGGCTGTGGCGGCTGTATTCCTTTGATTACTCAAGTTTTGAATGCCGAACTGAGCAAGCAAGGTATCGAAGTTAACCATAATCTGTGCGAGCACTTTGCGTTCTCTCGCCAGGAGCTGTATCACCTGATTCGTGTGGAAGGCATTAAATCCTTCGACGAGCTGCTGCAAAAATACGGCAAAGGCTATGGCTGTGAAGTGTGTAAACCGACCGTCGGTTCTTTGCTGGCCTCTTGCTGGAACGACTATGTGCTGGCGCCACAGCACACGCCGCTTCAGGACACTAACGACAACTTCCTCGGCAACATTCAGAAAGACGGGACTTACTCTGTCATTCCACGTTCCGCAGGCGGAGAAATCACACCGGAAGGTTTGATGGAAGTCGGCCGTATCGCTCGCGAATACAATCTCTACACCAAAATCACCGGTTCCCAGCGTATCGGCCTGTTTGGTGCGCAGAAAGACGATTTACCCGAAATCTGGCGCCAGCTGATTGAAGCCGGTTTTGAAACGGGCCACGCCTATGCGAAAGCACTGCGCATGGCGAAAACCTGCGTGGGCAGCACCTGGTGTCGTTACGGTGTTGGCGACAGCGTTGGCTTCGGTGTTGAGCTGGAAAACCGCTACAAAGGCATTCGCACCCCGCACAAAATGAAGTTTGGTGTGTCGGGCTGTACCCGTGAATGTGCGGAAGCACAGGGTAAAGACGTCGGCATCATCGCGACTGAAAAAGGCTGGAACCTGTATGTGTGCGGAAACGGCGGCATGAAACCTCGCCACGCCGATTTACTGGCCGCAGATTTAGACCGCGAAACGCTTCTCAAATATCTCGACCGTTTCATGATGTTCTACATCCGTACTGCCGACAAACTGACGCGTACCGCTCCATGGTTAGATAGCCTGGAAGGCGGCATCGAGTATCTGAAAAAAGTCATCATCGAAGACAAACTGGGTCTGAACGATCAACTCGAAGCCGAGCTGGAACGTCTGCGCGAGAAAGTGATTTGCGAGTGGACTGAAACGGTAAATACCCCGGAAGCTCAGGTTCGCTTCAAGCACTTCATCAACAGCCCGGTGCGCGATCCGAATGTACAAATCGTCCCTGAGCGTGAGCAGCATCGCCCGGCAACGCCATACGAGCGTATCCCGGTCACCCTGGTAGAAGAAGTGGAGGAAAATGTATGA
- the cysG gene encoding siroheme synthase CysG, with amino-acid sequence MDHLPIFCQLQGRACLLVGGGDVAERKARLLMEAGALVTVNALDFSPQFHVWAEQGMITLAQGEFNPALLDVCWLAIAATDNDAVNQQVSDAAESRRIFCNVVDAPKQASFIMPSIIDRSPLMVAVSSGGTSPVLARLLREKLEAILPLHLGKIASYAGTLRGRVKANFKTMGERRRFWEKFFTNDRLAQYLANEDKQAIDQETESMFATPLDHRGEVVLVGAGPGDAGLLTLKGLQQIQQADVVVYDRLVSDDIMNLVRRDADRVFVGKRAGFHCVPQEEINQILLREAQSGKRVVRLKGGDPFIFGRGGEELETLCEGGIPFSVVPGITAASGCSAYSGIPLTHRDYAQSVRLVTGHLKTGGELDWQNLAAEKQTLVFYMGLNQAPAIQEKLIEHGMSAQMPVALVENGTAVKQRVVSGVLSDLGELSTQVESPALIIVGRVVALREKLNWFSNH; translated from the coding sequence GTGGATCACCTGCCTATATTTTGTCAATTGCAAGGTCGTGCCTGTTTGCTTGTTGGTGGTGGCGACGTTGCAGAACGTAAAGCGCGTTTGTTGATGGAGGCAGGTGCACTGGTCACTGTGAATGCCCTGGACTTCTCCCCGCAATTCCATGTGTGGGCGGAACAGGGCATGATAACTTTGGCTCAGGGTGAATTTAATCCCGCACTGCTCGATGTTTGTTGGCTGGCCATCGCCGCAACCGACAACGATGCAGTAAACCAGCAAGTCAGCGACGCTGCTGAATCCCGCCGTATTTTCTGTAACGTGGTTGATGCGCCTAAACAGGCAAGCTTCATCATGCCATCGATTATCGACCGCTCACCGTTGATGGTTGCCGTTTCTTCCGGCGGCACCTCCCCTGTTCTTGCTCGTCTGCTGCGCGAAAAACTCGAAGCTATTCTGCCGCTGCATCTGGGGAAAATTGCCTCTTATGCCGGTACGCTACGTGGCCGGGTAAAAGCCAATTTCAAAACCATGGGCGAGCGCCGTCGCTTCTGGGAAAAGTTCTTCACTAACGATCGCCTTGCACAGTATTTAGCGAACGAAGACAAACAAGCTATCGACCAAGAAACCGAATCCATGTTCGCCACACCACTCGATCATCGTGGCGAAGTGGTGCTGGTCGGTGCAGGTCCTGGGGATGCCGGGTTGTTGACGCTCAAAGGATTACAGCAAATCCAGCAGGCTGACGTAGTGGTCTATGACCGTCTGGTATCAGATGACATTATGAACCTGGTACGCCGTGATGCTGACCGCGTGTTCGTGGGTAAGCGCGCGGGTTTTCACTGCGTCCCGCAAGAAGAGATTAACCAGATCCTGCTGCGTGAAGCGCAAAGCGGTAAACGCGTGGTGCGTTTGAAAGGTGGCGATCCGTTTATCTTTGGTCGTGGCGGCGAAGAGTTAGAAACCTTGTGCGAAGGCGGCATTCCGTTTTCCGTCGTACCTGGAATTACTGCGGCATCAGGCTGTTCCGCTTATTCAGGCATTCCGCTAACGCACCGCGATTATGCGCAAAGCGTGCGTCTGGTGACGGGCCACCTTAAAACAGGCGGCGAACTGGATTGGCAAAATCTGGCTGCTGAAAAACAAACGCTGGTATTTTATATGGGCTTGAACCAGGCGCCTGCCATTCAGGAAAAACTTATTGAGCATGGAATGTCGGCTCAAATGCCCGTCGCGCTGGTCGAAAATGGCACTGCGGTTAAACAGCGGGTTGTGAGTGGTGTTTTAAGTGACCTGGGTGAATTATCAACCCAGGTTGAAAGCCCTGCACTTATTATTGTCGGCAGAGTCGTTGCGTTACGTGAGAAATTAAACTGGTTTTCAAACCACTAA
- the nirC gene encoding nitrite transporter NirC, translating into MFTDTINKCAANAARIARLSKNNPLGFWISSAMAGAYVGLGIILIFTLGNLVDPAYRPLVMGATFGIALTLVIIAGSELFTGHTMFLTFGVKAGTISHGQMWGILPQTWLGNLVGSVFVALLYKWGGGSLLPLDTSLVHTAALAKTTAPAMVLFFKGALCNWLVCLAIWMAVRTEGAAKFIAIWWCLLAFIASGYEHSIANMTLFALSWFGHHSDAYTMAGIGHNLLWVTLGNTLSGVVFMGLGYWYATPKSERPQPERIATPETARH; encoded by the coding sequence ATGTTCACCGATACCATTAATAAATGTGCGGCGAATGCCGCTCGCATTGCCCGATTGTCAAAAAATAACCCGCTTGGTTTCTGGATTAGCTCCGCAATGGCGGGTGCTTATGTAGGGCTTGGCATCATCCTGATTTTCACACTGGGGAACCTGGTTGACCCTGCATATCGCCCACTTGTGATGGGTGCGACTTTCGGTATTGCCCTGACGCTGGTCATCATCGCAGGCTCCGAACTATTCACCGGACACACTATGTTCCTGACGTTCGGTGTGAAAGCGGGCACGATTTCTCACGGTCAGATGTGGGGTATTTTGCCGCAAACCTGGTTAGGTAACCTGGTCGGTTCGGTGTTTGTGGCCCTGCTGTACAAATGGGGTGGCGGTAGCCTGCTGCCGTTAGATACCAGCCTGGTTCACACCGCGGCGCTGGCAAAAACTACCGCTCCGGCAATGGTGTTGTTCTTCAAAGGCGCACTGTGTAACTGGTTGGTTTGTCTTGCAATCTGGATGGCTGTTCGTACTGAAGGCGCGGCGAAATTCATCGCAATCTGGTGGTGTCTGCTGGCGTTTATCGCTTCAGGTTACGAGCACTCCATCGCGAACATGACGCTGTTTGCCCTGTCCTGGTTTGGTCATCACAGCGATGCATACACGATGGCTGGTATCGGTCACAACCTTCTGTGGGTAACGCTTGGGAATACCCTTTCTGGCGTAGTATTCATGGGTCTGGGTTATTGGTATGCTACTCCGAAATCCGAGCGTCCACAGCCTGAGCGAATCGCCACGCCGGAGACTGCACGTCATTAA